From Streptomyces qinzhouensis, one genomic window encodes:
- a CDS encoding LPXTG cell wall anchor domain-containing protein, whose product MKLRRAAAVAAASAVLAPLALLSAPAALATGVTDPASSAGSSTAGAPETDPAKDPAGQQGGAAGEGSPEGGTAGDTEPGKGTGEGPGTGTGTGTGEQKPAEPGTGAEKPEGTEPGTAPGDGRPPKDPDPNGEEEGEKGEEEDECATEVENNDLKTSLRGLPSKVVAGSGWQNFSYRVTNDSEKVMESVTAHLLVEAYTHDYEDETLRYLTVQAKYDGTWEKFDAEDSYLGDTEKLEAGEYAELELRLKVDSKAPAGVAFLITLGVHVDRKNNCEYGKDVEYGFQILPAGSTPSGGDAEGKPGKGKPNKPGTSGSSGSSGSSGSSGGSEPQGGRKDVPVTGNLAATGSSDTLPVIGAVGGVAVLAGAGVVFALKRRRGDATA is encoded by the coding sequence ATGAAGCTCCGTCGTGCCGCGGCTGTCGCCGCGGCGTCCGCCGTCCTGGCCCCCCTCGCCCTGCTGTCGGCCCCGGCCGCCCTGGCCACGGGGGTGACCGATCCCGCGTCCTCCGCCGGTTCGAGCACCGCGGGCGCGCCGGAGACCGACCCGGCGAAGGACCCGGCCGGACAGCAGGGCGGGGCGGCGGGCGAGGGCTCTCCCGAGGGCGGCACGGCCGGGGACACCGAGCCCGGCAAGGGCACGGGCGAGGGTCCCGGCACTGGCACTGGCACTGGCACGGGCGAGCAGAAGCCCGCCGAGCCGGGGACGGGTGCCGAGAAGCCCGAGGGCACCGAGCCGGGCACCGCTCCCGGCGACGGCCGGCCGCCCAAGGACCCCGACCCCAATGGCGAGGAAGAAGGCGAGAAGGGCGAAGAGGAGGACGAGTGTGCCACCGAGGTCGAGAACAACGACCTGAAGACGTCGCTGCGCGGTCTGCCGTCGAAGGTCGTCGCGGGCAGCGGCTGGCAGAACTTCTCCTACCGCGTCACCAATGACTCCGAGAAGGTGATGGAGTCCGTCACGGCCCATCTCCTCGTCGAGGCGTACACGCACGACTACGAGGACGAGACCCTCCGGTACCTCACCGTCCAGGCGAAGTACGACGGCACCTGGGAGAAGTTCGACGCCGAGGACAGCTATCTCGGTGACACCGAGAAGCTGGAGGCCGGCGAGTACGCCGAGCTGGAACTGCGGCTGAAGGTCGACAGCAAGGCCCCGGCCGGAGTCGCGTTCCTCATCACGCTCGGCGTGCACGTCGACCGGAAGAACAACTGCGAATACGGCAAGGACGTCGAGTACGGCTTCCAGATCCTCCCGGCGGGCAGCACGCCGTCCGGCGGGGACGCCGAGGGCAAGCCCGGCAAGGGCAAGCCGAACAAGCCCGGCACGTCCGGCTCCTCCGGCTCCTCCGGCTCCTCCGGCTCCTCCGGCGGCAGCGAGCCCCAGGGCGGCCGCAAGGACGTGCCGGTCACCGGCAATCTGGCCGCGACCGGCTCCTCCGACACCCTCCCGGTCATCGGGGCCGTCGGCGGTGTCGCCGTACTCGCCGGTGCGGGTGTCGTCTTCGCGCTGAAGCGCCGCCGGGGCGACGCGACCGCCTGA